The Solanum pennellii chromosome 11, SPENNV200 genome contains a region encoding:
- the LOC107003531 gene encoding UDP-glycosyltransferase 92A1-like, translated as MEKKKETILLFPFMAQGHIIPFLTLAFKLEKKGYNIIFVNTPLNIKKLKSSLPQNSSISLLEIPFNSLEHGLPPNTENTDSLSYKLSIHFTTISSSLEPSFRNLISSLIEKPLCVISDMFFGWSANVAHEFGIFHVIFSGAGGFGLACYYSMWLNLPHKETKNFVFTMPDFQEGGNLDVSQLNPSLLEADSNDPYTNFNWKNLPSWINSDGILFNTVEGLDKLGLTYFRRKLGIQVWAIGPIPWPTSNKQRGGNETGEETEKFIKFLDEKEEKSVLYISFGSQNRISTSQMMELAKALDNASRVNFIWAVRPPLGFDINMEFRAEEWLPEGFVQRVFEDQNRGLIVPKWAPQVEILAHKSVGAFLTHCGWNSILESLENGVPLLGWPIAAEQFYNAKFLEQDVGVCVEVARGNNSQVNHEDILEKIEVVMGVNDRGNEIRRKACEIKEMISNAIIDDEDFKGSSIRAMDEFLNAAESKNKLSNDVKINGNMSNS; from the exons atggagaagaaaaaggaaacaaTTCTTCTCTTCCCCTTTATGGCACAAGGCCACATCATACCATTCTTAACCTTAGCCTTTAAGTTAGAAAAAAAAGGTTACAACATAATTTTTGTGAACACACCTCTTAATATCAAGAAACTCAAATCATCTCTCCCTCAAAATTCTTCTATTTCCCTTCTTGAAATTCCATTCAATAGTTTAGAACATGGCTTGCCTCCAAACACTGAAAACACTGATTCACTTTCTTATAAACTCTCTATACATTTTACAACAATCTCCTCTTCACTTGAACCTTCATTTAGAAATCTTATATCTAGTCTTATTGAAAAGCCACTTTGTGTTATATCAGACATGTTTTTTGGATGGTCAGCAAATGTAGCTCATGAATTTGGaatttttcatgttattttcagTGGGGCTGGTGGTTTTGGTCTGGCATGTTATTACTCTATGTGGCTAAATTTGCCtcataaagaaacaaaaaactTTGTTTTTACTATGCCTGATTTTCAAGAAGGTGGCAATCTTGATGTTAGTCAATTGAATCCAAGTCTGTTAGAAGCTGATTCTAATGATCCATACACAAATTTCAATTGGAAAAATCTTCCTAGCTGGATTAACTCTGATGGGATTCTTTTCAATACAGTTGAAGGTCTAGACAAGCTTGGATTAACATATTTTCGTCGAAAATTAGGAATACAAGTTTGGGCAATAGGACCAATACCTTGGCCAACAAGTAACAAACAAAGAGGTGGTAATGAAACAGGGGAAGAAACAGAGAAGTTCATCAAATTTCttgatgaaaaagaagaaaaatcagtACTTTACATCTCTTTTGGCTCTCAGAACAGAATATCAACATCACAAATGATGGAATTGGCAAAAGCCTTGGATAATGCTAGTAGAGTTAACTTCATATGGGCTGTTAGACCTCCTTTGGGTTTTGACATTAACATGGAATTCAGAGCAGAGGAGTGGCTTCCTGAGGGATTTGTTCAACGCGTTTTCGAGGATCAAAATAGAGGACTTATAGTGCCAAAATGGGCTCCTCAG GTTGAAATCTTGGCACACAAATCAGTCGgagcattcttgacacattgtGGATGGAATTCAATATTGGAATCACTTGAAAATGGAGTGCCGCTTCTTGGTTGGCCTATAGCAGCAGAGCAATTTTACAATGCAAAGTTCTTGGAACAAGATGTTGGTGTTTGTGTTGAGGTAGCTAGGGGGAATAATTCTCAAGTTAATCATGAGGATATATTAGAGAAAATTGAAGTTGTTATGGGGGTTAATGATAGAGGGAATGAAATTAGAAGAAAAGCTTGTGAAATTAAAGAAATGATAAGTAATGCTATTATA